The following is a genomic window from Nitrospira sp. CR1.1.
GAGTGGGGGAGTTCAGCGCGGCTTCTTTCGCAGGGCCATTTCCTCTGCGATCAGTTCTGCGGCGCGAGCCGTAATTTTCTGGCGTCTCGCGGGACTGAGCTTCTTGAGGATTTCATCGTGGGTTACTTCGCAGCCATGTTCAACGCGCATCCGCTCAACCTTGAGTGCATGCTCAAGACGTTTACTTCGAACAGATGGGTTGCCCAGGAGATCGAAGATAACCGCGCGAGACCGCGCTGAGAGCGGGAGAACCTTACGACGCTTATTACGCATACGGAAATTTTACCAGCCTAGCAGTCTCGAATCCATCCGTACCGCATGCATCGTGTCCTACAGGCCGCGATCGTGGCGGGGCCGCACCGATCATACGTGTCCATTGGGATGTCGTCTTCTGTGGGATCAAATTGACAAACTGAGCGGGCTTTTTTTCGAGAGGAGCGTCCATAGTTTGTCCTTACCGAGGCGCTTCCCCGTCACGCTTGCGGAGTTCTTGCGCAATTGCGCCCTGCGTTTCAGCGGGGAGCGGGGGGAGGGGATGGTTGAGCGATTCGCGTGATGTCACATCGACGCCGTAGCGAGTGGCAATGTCGTGGTAGACACTTGTCGGGTTGGCATGAAGGAGGCTTTCGGGATCCATCACTGCATGACTCTGGATGAGCCGTGGGCGTCAATCCGGAGTTCATTAGCCTCACTCCTCTGAACCAGGTATCGACTGCGCTCGGCTCTTCTTGCCTTGTCTTATCTTTCCTTCGTTCTGTCTGGCCAGGGAAGCGTACCATCTAATTCTCGACAGTACGGGTCACTATCTTCAGCTTCCTCGCTCGCTGTACTTCCTCTCGCAGACAGAGAATCTTCCTCCAACCAGAGCAACGACAACATTCGATCCCATTCAGGCAGATACCGTGACTCCTCATAGAGGGTTCCCCCTCGAGTCCAGTCTTCAAACCATTCTGTCGGATCAACCTCGCAAGGACCGTCCTGAACAAGCTGGGCTCCTTGCGCTGCCAGCGATGAAGGCGGAACAGGATATCCAGTTTGAACCCAGGCACCCATTTCTCTCAGGGAAGGGGAACGGGTGGCATACCGAACGATTCCGTGTTCAGACAATACAAAGGTGCATGGATTGGCATTCAGAGCCGAAAATCGTGATCCAGTTGCTGTTAGGGAAGCCTTAAACTGTTTCCCCAACGCGATCACTGCATCAAACCCGATTTCAGCATCATTGACGAGTGGCCTGAAATGATCAGCGGGCAATAGGATTTCAGCGGCAAAAATGTCGCAGAGCACTTCGCTTTGGGAACGCTTCGTATAACGTTGTGAGTCACTCTTGCCGGCGTGTTCGTTGGGAAGATCGAGATAAATATGTCCAAGTTCATGACAAATCGTAAAGCGTTGCCGCTCTTCGAGATGCCCCTTGTTCACAATGATGTGCCACTTGCCTTTGATAGGTAGGGAGTGGCCGGACTCGTTATGAGGAATATCCATCTCATCGTGAAGGACGGCGCCAATTGCCTCCACATACAGCTCCATTGAAACAGGAAACATAAGATGGGGAAAGCTCCGTACAAAGCTACGGGCTTTCATAATGACCGAGGACTCATCCACCTTCCATAGTCTCCCTAATCTTACGGATCTGTTCGAGCACTCTTCCCCAGGCTTCCCTTCCTATTGGCCGGCCACGCGATCTCATCCGAGCAGCGGATTCAAAGTCCTCGATAGAAACATTCACGTTTTCCAAAGCATAGTTGAGGAGATCTTCGTCGACAGGCTGCTGTACCAGGAACTTCAAGATTCTTGCTTTGCGTTCTCCCGGTCGCAGAGCCCGTATCAAGCTATCCACGGTGTCATCCGAGGGATCAGCCTTTTCCCCTGTCTCCAGCCGGTGCACATAGGCATGGTCGAGATCGGCTAGTTGACCCAATTGTCGAAACGACAGGCCCTTTTCGGTCCTGAGGCGCCCAAGCAATCCACCAAACCCTATCGGCATAGGTCCCCTTGACAAGAAAATGAGTTGTCGATACAGTGTTGTCCAGCACTATATGTACAGACAACGCACAATCGGACTTTCGTTGTGATGTTCACCTTGCTGAATGAACGATTAAGAACGTTTGTCGCCCTACTGAACAACAAAATGTACTCCACGCCACAAACCAATGCAAGCCGTAGGGGAGTGGAATGGGACCATGCGACCTGCATCAGTGAAAGCGAAGACCGTCAACCGATTCATTAACAAGAAAGGAGAGTTCATGGGGAAAAATGATCGATACGTTGTTAAGCATGAACATGGATGGGCGGTAAAAAAACCGGGCGCTGAACGGGCGAGCAGCATTCACAGCACGCAGCACGAGGCTGAACGATCGGCAAAAAACACCGTTGCAAACCTCGGCGGGGGAGAAGTGAGGATTCAAGGACGCGACGGGCAATGGAGAGATTCAGATACTGTGCCACCCGGCAATGATCCCATGCCGCCGCGCGATCGCAAACACTGAGGCTGCCGTTATGCCCGCGCCATAGCTCCAACATGATCCAGGCGCTATCAAGAAAGGAACACTATGAGCGATCCACATAAGATTCTCTGTTATCCGGTGGGGAATGGCGACACCACGCAAATTATTTTGTCCAACGGTCGACGCATACTGCTCGATTACTCTCACCGGCAAAACGGAGAAGATAGAGAAACGCCAGAGATTGATCTCAAGGGGCGACTACAAGAAGAGCTGAAAAACGCCAGGCGAGATTATTTCGACGTGGTTGCCTTCACCCATGCTGACCGTGACCACATCCAGGGCAGCACAGATTTCTTCGAACTGCAACACGCAGAAAAATACCAGGGTGAAGGCCGCATAAAAATCCGCTGCTTGTGGGTTCCGGCTGCGATGTTGCTGGAAGAGGCCGAAAGAGACCAACAGAGTGAAGAATTTTGTATCCTTCGTCAGGAAGCTCGACACCGGCTCCTTGAGGGCAAGGACATACTCGTGTTCTCCAAGCCGGATGCGCTCAAGGAATGGCTGGAATCAAAACTCAAAGAACGAGGCGAAGCCGCCAATTCACGCGATCATCTCTTTATTGACGCCGGAACCATTGTCCCTGGCTTTGCTCTGGGATACGACGGCGTAGAGTTCTTTTGTCATTCTCCATTCATTAAACACTGTGATGGATTTGACATCGTCAGAAACTCTGCCGCGCTCGTGTTCAATATCCGCTTTCTCATTGATGGGGCAAGTTATGACTATCTCCATGTTGGGGATGCTAAATGGACCGACATGGAAGAGATCGTGAATACCACGTGCTATCACAAGAATGACGATCGGCTCACCTGGGATCTTTACAACATCCCTCATCACTGCAGTTACCTGGCCTTAAGTGACGAGAAAGGTGACAACGAAACCGATCCTAAGCCACTCGTAAAACATCTGCTCTTGCAAGGAAAGAGTGATGCCTACATGGTCAGCTCCAGTAAACCCATTCCCGATCTGAAGGAATCTTATACAGAGATTCAACCTCCACACATTCAAGCCCGTAAGGCATACGAGAGACATCTTAAGGCAGTTGAGGGCCGGAAGTTTCTTGTGACAATGGAAGAACCAAACGCGAGGAAACCCGAACCACTTCTGTTTGAGATCACAAGCGGTGGAGTTACTTGGCGCCCATCAACCTCCATCGGAGCTTCATCCATCTTGACGTCTCGTCCACCGAGAGCCGGATCATGAACGAAGACTACTACACCCTTCCTCATTTCCGTGAGTTGGACGACGAGAACCAGCTTACCATTCCTCGCGCTCAAGCTCTGCTGACTGCGGTAAGGCGGCAACGTGATTATTCTGTCCGACAACTCCTTCAGACGGAGGATGGCGCCTGTGAATGTATCGTTGTTGATGTCGAAACCGATGGGGTACCGAAGAACAATCGGCACGGAATTAGATATAGAGAACGATTAGCTCTGTGCGTGCCCATCAACGCCAAAGAATTGGTCATTGTCCTTGCGCTTCGCAAGGACTTTCCCGCACTCATTCATCAGAATCAGATGCCCCAGAACACACCGAGAAGTCTGTGCCTCTATTTCGAGCCACCCATTTCAGTGGCTCGAACATGGACTCCGCAGACCTTTCTCAGGCGAATTCCATGGTGGCTTGAAAATAGTGCAACGGATCAGCTTCATCCCGCAGACCAGCCCGTAGAACGTCTATTTTTTGTTAGCAGGTATGAGCTAGTGCTGCCTTGGAACCTGGAGCAGCTCCGTACGGACAAAGATCTTCGTTTGATCATTGCACATGGTCCTAAACGTCAAAACGGTGGGGGCACATACTTTCTCGAAGCCATCTCGGCAAATAGCCAAGTCTCAAATGGCTCGATCCGGCCCATCGAATTCACGCTTCCTGCCATTGTACAAGGTCATATCGAAAGTGACCCTACAACGCTAGGAGAACTAGCCGATCTTCTCGAGAGCCGAGAGATTAACTTTCTTCAACTGCTCAAGGATACATCGTCTAAACTGGTTGGGGAAATGGGTATGCCTGAGTTCGCAGATGACGTGCTTTCAGTCATCATCCTTAGCATTCCAGTGAGGCGAGCAGAAGAACGGATAGCAAGAACAATCACGCATAGAGCATTTGTTGTTGGCGTTGGCGCGTTGAAACTTGGCGCTCTTACCGGAGCGCTGTTCTCCCTCGACGTCCACGATGGCAAAAAAAACACGAAAACGTATTTCAATGCAGCCGGAGTCTTGGGTGACACATCGACAGCTGAGTGGCGTGACCAGGAAATTTTACCGATGGAGGTACTGTATCGGAATGACGCCGCTGCGTGCAGGAGACAATCCGGCGTAAGTGATGAAGGTCCTTCCGGAGTATTGATCGGTGCAGGGTCGCTTGGAAGTGCATTGCTTAATCTATGGGGTCGTTCCGGATGGGGACGGTGGACCGCGATTGACAACGACCATATTAAGCCACACAACCTTACCAGACATACAGCCTTTGCCCAGCATGTTGGTCATCCAAAGGCAATGGTCGTCGCGGAACTCCATGAGGCAGCGATGCATGGTGCCAGTAGTATTACTCCTTTGCATGCTGATGCTTGCGATTTTTCTCAGGCTTCTGTGATGAATGCACTGGCTCCCGCCCAATTGGTCATTGATGCATCGACGTCTCTTGACTATCCCCGCGGTGCAAGTCAGATCGACAACATAGGCCGACATATAACTGTATTTGTTACGCCCAACGGCCATGCGGCTGTGTTGCTTGCTGAAGATGAAAAACGGAGTATTCGACTGAGAAGTCTAGAGGCACAGTACTATCGCGCACTAATCCAGGAATCCTGGGGAAAGTCCCACCTTGATGGAATGCACTCCTTTTGGAGCGGTGCGAGCTGTCGAGATATATCCATGGTGATGCCATACTCCAGAATTATGAGCCATGCCGGCATATTAGCAGAACAGATCCCGATGATATCGCTTCGTCCAGAAGCCGTCATTCGGATTTGGCAGCGTGATCCCAATTGGGGATCGGTCGTGGTGCATGACTGCCCAGTAGCACAAGAACACCACTTCCAGTTTGGCGAAACAGATCTGTACCTCGATGAGGCACTAACACAACAACTCCGATCGTGGAGAACTGCTCACATCCCAAATGAGACCGGCGGAGTTCTATTAGGCTACTATGACTTCAACATTTCTGCAGCAATAGTCGTTGCAGCCCTACCGCCGCCCCCGGACAGCACATCGAGTCCTCATTCATTCGAGCGCGGGGTTGAAGGTGCATTGGACGCAGTACAAGAGGCATCGCGCCGAACAGCGGGAATTGTTGGTTATATTGGAGAGTGGCATAGTCATCCACCAAAACACTCGGCGTCGCCGAGCCAGCACGACCTCATTCAGCTCGAGTATCTTGCACGCGGCATGTCGCAAAATGGACTTCCTGCTGTTCAACTGATAGTGGGTGAACAAGACATGCATCTACTTCAGGGCACGATGAGAGAATAATTGTGCCTTCCAGCATTGCACTCGCTCTATCCGGCGGCGGCATCCGAGCAATGGTGTTCCATCTTGGAGTCATACGACTGCTCGCAGAGCGTCACTTGCTCGAGAACGTCGAGCGGATCTCTACGGTATCAGGGGGGAGCTTGCTTGTGGGGCTTATGTTCCAAGCTAACCAGTATCAATGGCCATCCTCAGACTACTTTATTGAAGTGGTGTACCCAACTCTTCGTGAGTCACTGTGCAAAACAAGTTTTCAGTGGGGGGCAGTCAGGCAACTTCTCAACCCTGTAAACGTGCCGTTTCTCCTTTCTCGGGCAAACCTATTGGCGTTAGCGATCAAACAAGAATGGCAGATCGACATCAAGCTATCCGAATTGCCGAGTAAACCCGAATGGTCCATTAATGCGACAACAGCGGAGAATGGAAAACGTTTTCGGTTCAAGCAAAGCGATATTGGAGACTATCAACTCGGCTATGCTCATCCTGGAAACTTTCTTCTTGCGAATGCGATGGCAGTCTCGGCAGCGTTTCCCGGAGGGTTCGGGCCGCTACAGTTGGACGCCACCCGCTTTGAGTGGCAAAAACGAGAGTGGAATGCGCCCAAGGGCACTGAGCAGTCCGTCGATATCGGCTACAAAGTTCTACATCTATACGACGGGGGCATCTATGACAATCTTGGATTGGAACCATTTTTTGATGCAGGACGCAGCAAGGCTAAGCACCCAGGGAACGCGATAATCGTCTCTGACGCTGGACGACCCTTGCCATCCGGCTTCGATTTCCTTGCGCTGAATCCGTTTCGACTTCAGCGTGTCGCCGACATCATGTCAGACCAGTCTCACGCCTTACGTGTTCGGACCTTCTCACGCTATCTCCAGGAAAGTCCCGGACGGGGCGCGTTCATGTACATTGGGACGCCTATCGAAGCCACATTACCTTGCAAGTCAGCGACATACGCCTCAAACTTTCCTACAACATTGCGCCGAATTGATTGGAGGGAGTTTGACTTACTCGCGAACCATGGATATCAGGTCGCCAAACAAGTTGAGCAAGCCTATGGCTTATACGACCACTCAGAAACGAGAGAGAACCGATGAGGCGACCAGGTCGGGCGAAAGGCTGTAATGTATTATCTTGCGCAAGACGAGGTCCAAACAACCAAACTAAGGGCAAGGTGAGCAGTGATTCTCACCGTGTCTTCGACGACATCCGTGATGGACGCATTGTTTCCACCAAACCAGACCGTGGCAGGTACCTTTCTGGGCCCCATCGGCTCCTCATCACGCTTGAGAATAGCCGCCGCTCCGGAATCAACCGGAAGGGTACGTCGCGGCCAACATTGCGCCGCTTTGGCACTGGGACTGAGCTCAAACCAGGCTCGACCGTGCTCACTTGCACAAATCAGCGCGGCGGGACGATCTGTCAGTTGGACTAAACGCATGGCAGTCGCAGTGATACTGGTTTCAAATTGTTCCGCCAACCCTCGAACCGTTTCTAAGGTGAGAGGCTTGTCTTTCAAAAGCGGCTGAAACAAATACTGTGGCAGGAGCAATCCAGCTGCATAGCGATTGGCCACGCTTTCTCTATCACGTCCTTCCCACTGACACATCAGCTGTTCATGATCGCAAACGAGGGCAACTTTGCCGCGATGCTTCATCCAATGGCCCAATTCATGAGCGGCCGAAAATCTCTTTCTTGACGTGGTCGCCCGTTGGTCCACTGTGATAATTGCGCGATTGCCGTGACCGATAATCCGTCCTTCACACCCAACAAGCCGTTCGTAGATCACTGTGGCGCCGCAGTATTGCGCAATGGCTTCGATATCGATGTCACGAGGATCGGTAACGTGTAACGCTTTCAGCAGCGCCTCTGGATCGTCAGCAATCATAATTGGTCGTACAGGAACAAAGAGCCTTATGAGTCCACAGCCATCGCATCACGGAGCGGGAATTCGCCTGACGATCCAATTTGGAGGACATGTGAGATCGCATGGATAAAGCAGGCAGGTCTCATAGTACTGTACACCCGTCGCGACGGCAAGTTAGCCACGTTTTTATGCCTATGTCTCGATTCAGAAGGCGAGGAGCCAGACCAACATTAAGGATCACAAACCTCTAGAACTTCCGATCCCCTGTAACTATCGGAGCGTCGAAGTAAGGTTGGATTGACTGCGGAGGGTTAAAATGCAGTCTGCACCTGATTGCGGTCAAAGGAGGAAGTACCGTGAGAGGCTTTGAGCGACTTCACACATGATTGACGGTGATACTTCGGCGATGGTGCGTCATCAGGGCAGGAAGGGAAAAGACCCTCGCTGCACTCCGATTCTGGACAGCTCGTGACTGTGGTGTCGCACCTCAACACGTTCGCACGGGTTATCTCCTTAGGGTTTCTTGAATTTGAGAAGGCCCAAGACATAAAGCTGCCGCAAGAGGCTGTCGATGTCTGCCGGCGTCATATCGCTCAGTTTGCGATACTGACCGGTTAGCACTGCGGGTTTCAGATAGTGATGGTGCGCCAGACAGGCCTTGAGGAGCTGCAACTTATCTTTCATCGAAGTCGGCAATGACAGGCGGTCACGTTTTAGTGAGGTCACCTCTTTTTGGTACGTCTGGCGGGATTCAGCCAGTGCGTGGTGAGCAGACTCTCCGAGCGCCTCTGCGAACACTCTTGTCGCGCGCTGACCAAACTGTTGTGGGTCCAAGCCACTTCCCCGAATTTCTTCGTCCAATTCTTCTTCTGAGAGGTTCATAATTGCTTCGGCCTCTAAATCGAGCAGGCGCTCATATTGAGACCAAACGTCGTTAGCTTTAGTTTTTGATTTCATAACAGTCCTTCCAAGTTGCGTTTCCTAATCTTACTCGTGGCGCGTACTATCTGCATATTGTATACGGCGTATTGCGGTTTTGTGATTTTTAGCCGCTGGCAGATTTCCGGACCGCTTAAGCCCTCAATTTGAAGCTGAAATACTTTCTCTCCCATGGAGTGTTGGCCTAGAAGAGCTGCCATGTGACACTTAATCTTGTCCAGAGCGATCTCGCGTCGCTTCAATTCCAACTCTTCTTCCGGATTTGGAAGGGCAGAGCGAAAGTCGTCTGCGGTCTTCGCCCTCACCTCGTTGTCGATATCTTCTTCATCTTTGGAATTGAGCGAGGAGACAAGGATTGGCTCCTGATACCGTTGACTATTGTGATGCTGCGCATGGTTACTCACTTCTGATCTGATTACCCAGCGCAGATGATCGCGCATCGAGTATTTTTTGTTCCAGGGCCGCGATCCTGCGAGTGTCGCCTCGATGGCTTCGTGCACGAAGTCTTCATCCTCCCGCCCTCCTGCCAATACGCC
Proteins encoded in this region:
- a CDS encoding helix-turn-helix domain-containing protein, with the protein product MPIGFGGLLGRLRTEKGLSFRQLGQLADLDHAYVHRLETGEKADPSDDTVDSLIRALRPGERKARILKFLVQQPVDEDLLNYALENVNVSIEDFESAARMRSRGRPIGREAWGRVLEQIRKIRETMEGG
- a CDS encoding ImmA/IrrE family metallo-endopeptidase — encoded protein: MIADDPEALLKALHVTDPRDIDIEAIAQYCGATVIYERLVGCEGRIIGHGNRAIITVDQRATTSRKRFSAAHELGHWMKHRGKVALVCDHEQLMCQWEGRDRESVANRYAAGLLLPQYLFQPLLKDKPLTLETVRGLAEQFETSITATAMRLVQLTDRPAALICASEHGRAWFELSPSAKAAQCWPRRTLPVDSGAAAILKRDEEPMGPRKVPATVWFGGNNASITDVVEDTVRITAHLALSLVVWTSSCAR
- a CDS encoding DUF2188 domain-containing protein; the encoded protein is MGKNDRYVVKHEHGWAVKKPGAERASSIHSTQHEAERSAKNTVANLGGGEVRIQGRDGQWRDSDTVPPGNDPMPPRDRKH
- a CDS encoding patatin-like phospholipase family protein, with the translated sequence MVFHLGVIRLLAERHLLENVERISTVSGGSLLVGLMFQANQYQWPSSDYFIEVVYPTLRESLCKTSFQWGAVRQLLNPVNVPFLLSRANLLALAIKQEWQIDIKLSELPSKPEWSINATTAENGKRFRFKQSDIGDYQLGYAHPGNFLLANAMAVSAAFPGGFGPLQLDATRFEWQKREWNAPKGTEQSVDIGYKVLHLYDGGIYDNLGLEPFFDAGRSKAKHPGNAIIVSDAGRPLPSGFDFLALNPFRLQRVADIMSDQSHALRVRTFSRYLQESPGRGAFMYIGTPIEATLPCKSATYASNFPTTLRRIDWREFDLLANHGYQVAKQVEQAYGLYDHSETRENR
- a CDS encoding ImmA/IrrE family metallo-endopeptidase, which codes for MKARSFVRSFPHLMFPVSMELYVEAIGAVLHDEMDIPHNESGHSLPIKGKWHIIVNKGHLEERQRFTICHELGHIYLDLPNEHAGKSDSQRYTKRSQSEVLCDIFAAEILLPADHFRPLVNDAEIGFDAVIALGKQFKASLTATGSRFSALNANPCTFVLSEHGIVRYATRSPSLREMGAWVQTGYPVPPSSLAAQGAQLVQDGPCEVDPTEWFEDWTRGGTLYEESRYLPEWDRMLSLLWLEEDSLSARGSTASEEAEDSDPYCRELDGTLPWPDRTKER